In a single window of the Streptomyces sp. HUAS ZL42 genome:
- a CDS encoding DNA/RNA non-specific endonuclease: MSGKAHEEPEESQSGAENVPQRPEAVPPPPHMSQPAPHLPPLPPHAPPTPPGPGAIQPHPGTPPPWPPPTPPGLPPSGRRRRPWIAGAGLGLAGLVAGLVVALGSDGEDGPDRGPFERAIVQLSSTPVIRYETAAGGAGAFTSDLRVTARGAALGTYSLAGQTLRTLTVDGKTYTRWDSATRLTGTEDKWIAEDSSASAALGLTQAQTEPQTPAAFARSLLTQLNHKSTTLPEPGDPATEIDGVPALRATTPTSDLYVAKEPPYRVLRVAPRTGTAGPSVPPLPSLSIPSLPSLPSDLPTPSFSLPSLPELPSLPSLSLPALPAAQGYAARPAAARAAPAAPSVGTVDVAALPQDEIDKLFREITDSVKELKNAVDGGIQFDLTGSADLKCSGGGCRVTARVTSEVSSSKGKITGGRASATLDAQVQIEGRPAGACTSVAELPLKGTSSISCYDAAAGPVFSAVEAQKKVAAEAQSRAQGGRPVPYTISGTAQAMVTALARVNVAVLLEQVDLDHWLSNLDANGDPGTGTQQRPTATAGPSASPSPTPSGRPSAVPTPSPSEPSPDCSEGRPAGATTLGGGWLLNSSGNGGRTETGRACLRKPFVKHPSAPSVDPVGYKEAQDKMRTVFKVDPAVELARCHIIPAVLGGPNNKRDNLSPGWQRGTNTGPVSMRAFETGAQRELESHPDWTMLYTVEPVYRTASSTIPEVFVMHYLSYDAEGNLASLDNATVSNTVLSGSGRPLNLAN; this comes from the coding sequence ATGTCCGGCAAGGCGCATGAGGAACCCGAGGAATCGCAGTCGGGGGCGGAGAACGTACCGCAGCGGCCGGAGGCAGTGCCGCCGCCCCCGCACATGTCACAACCGGCCCCCCACCTCCCGCCGTTACCGCCCCACGCCCCGCCGACACCCCCCGGGCCGGGCGCGATACAGCCCCACCCCGGCACGCCACCTCCATGGCCGCCCCCGACGCCACCCGGCCTCCCGCCGTCCGGGCGGCGCCGCCGGCCGTGGATCGCCGGTGCCGGGCTCGGACTGGCCGGTCTGGTCGCCGGGCTCGTCGTCGCCCTCGGTTCGGACGGGGAGGACGGGCCGGACCGCGGCCCCTTCGAGCGGGCGATCGTCCAACTGTCGTCCACCCCCGTGATCCGCTACGAAACGGCCGCAGGCGGAGCCGGCGCGTTCACCTCGGACTTACGCGTAACCGCCCGGGGTGCCGCGCTCGGCACGTACAGTCTGGCCGGGCAGACCCTCCGCACCCTGACGGTCGACGGCAAGACCTACACCCGCTGGGACTCGGCAACCCGACTCACCGGGACCGAGGACAAGTGGATCGCCGAGGACAGCTCGGCGAGCGCCGCGCTGGGCCTGACACAGGCACAGACCGAGCCGCAGACCCCGGCCGCCTTCGCCCGTTCCCTCCTCACCCAGCTCAACCACAAGTCGACCACCCTGCCCGAACCGGGCGACCCCGCAACCGAGATCGACGGAGTGCCCGCGCTCAGGGCGACCACGCCGACCAGCGACCTGTACGTGGCGAAGGAACCGCCGTACCGCGTGCTGCGGGTCGCACCGCGCACCGGAACGGCCGGCCCCTCCGTCCCTCCGCTCCCCTCCCTGTCGATCCCCTCGCTGCCCTCCCTGCCGAGCGACCTGCCCACCCCGTCCTTCTCCCTCCCCTCCCTGCCGGAGTTGCCGTCTCTGCCCTCCCTTTCCCTGCCGGCTCTCCCCGCCGCCCAGGGGTACGCCGCCCGGCCGGCCGCGGCCCGGGCCGCCCCCGCCGCCCCGAGCGTCGGAACCGTCGACGTGGCCGCTCTCCCGCAGGACGAGATCGACAAGCTGTTCCGCGAAATCACCGACTCCGTCAAGGAGTTGAAGAACGCGGTGGACGGCGGCATCCAGTTCGACCTGACCGGCAGCGCGGACCTCAAGTGCTCCGGCGGCGGCTGTCGGGTCACCGCCCGGGTCACCAGCGAGGTGAGCAGCAGCAAGGGCAAGATCACCGGCGGCAGGGCCTCGGCCACCCTCGACGCCCAGGTGCAGATCGAGGGCCGGCCGGCGGGCGCCTGCACGTCCGTCGCGGAACTGCCCCTGAAGGGCACGAGCTCCATCTCCTGCTACGACGCTGCGGCGGGACCGGTCTTCAGCGCGGTGGAGGCCCAGAAGAAGGTCGCGGCCGAGGCGCAGTCCAGGGCCCAGGGCGGCAGGCCGGTGCCGTACACGATCTCCGGCACGGCCCAGGCGATGGTGACGGCGCTCGCCCGGGTCAACGTCGCCGTCCTCCTCGAACAGGTGGATCTCGACCACTGGCTCAGCAACCTGGACGCGAACGGCGATCCGGGCACCGGCACACAGCAACGCCCCACCGCCACGGCCGGGCCCTCGGCCTCACCCTCGCCGACCCCGTCCGGCCGCCCCTCTGCCGTCCCGACACCGTCCCCCAGCGAGCCGTCCCCCGACTGCTCCGAGGGACGTCCGGCGGGGGCGACGACGCTCGGCGGCGGCTGGCTGCTCAACTCCTCCGGGAACGGCGGCCGTACCGAGACGGGCCGGGCCTGCCTGCGCAAGCCCTTCGTCAAGCACCCGTCCGCCCCCAGCGTGGACCCCGTCGGCTACAAGGAGGCGCAGGACAAGATGAGGACCGTGTTCAAGGTCGATCCGGCCGTGGAACTCGCCCGCTGCCACATCATCCCCGCCGTCCTCGGCGGCCCGAACAACAAGAGGGACAATCTCAGCCCCGGTTGGCAGCGAGGGACGAACACCGGCCCCGTCTCGATGCGGGCGTTCGAGACGGGTGCGCAGCGGGAGCTGGAGAGCCATCCGGACTGGACGATGCTCTACACCGTGGAGCCGGTCTACCGAACGGCGAGCAGCACGATTCCCGAGGTCTTCGTCATGCACTATCTGTCCTACGACGCCGAAGGCAACCTCGCCTCACTCGACAACGCCACGGTGAGCAACACCGTCCTCAGCGGCTCGGGCCGGCCGCTCAACCTCGCCAACTGA
- the serC gene encoding phosphoserine transaminase: MAEIQIPADIKPADGRFGAGPSKVRTEALDALAATGTSLLGTSHRQAPVKNLVGKVREGISELFRLPDGYEVILGNGGSTAFWDIATHGLIENKSQHLSFGEFSSKFAKAAKLAPWLAEPTVIASDPGTHPEPQAEAGVDVYAFTHNETSTGVAAPIKRVAGADEGALVLVDATSGAGGLPVDIAETDVYYFAPQKSFASDGGLWIGVFSPAAIERAERVHASGRHVPEFFSLPTAIDNSRKNQTYNTPALATLFLLEQQLEWINGQGGLAWSTARTKDSSTRLYGWAEESKYATPFVTDPAKRSQVIGTIDFTDEIDAAAVAKALRANGIVDTEPYRKLGRNQLRVAMFPAIDPADVEALTKCIDYVIEKL; encoded by the coding sequence GTGGCTGAGATCCAGATTCCTGCTGACATCAAGCCCGCGGACGGTCGATTCGGCGCGGGTCCCTCCAAGGTGCGGACGGAAGCGCTGGACGCGCTGGCCGCAACCGGTACGTCCCTGCTCGGTACCTCGCACCGCCAGGCCCCGGTCAAGAACCTGGTCGGCAAGGTCCGCGAGGGCATCTCCGAGCTGTTCCGGCTGCCCGACGGCTACGAGGTCATCCTCGGCAACGGCGGCTCCACCGCGTTCTGGGACATCGCGACCCACGGCCTGATCGAGAACAAGTCGCAGCACCTCAGCTTCGGTGAGTTCAGCTCGAAGTTCGCGAAGGCCGCCAAGCTCGCCCCGTGGCTGGCCGAGCCGACCGTGATCGCCAGCGACCCCGGTACCCACCCCGAGCCGCAGGCCGAGGCCGGCGTCGACGTCTACGCCTTCACGCACAACGAGACGTCCACCGGCGTCGCCGCCCCCATCAAGCGGGTCGCCGGAGCCGACGAGGGCGCGCTGGTGCTGGTGGACGCGACGAGCGGCGCCGGCGGCCTCCCCGTCGACATCGCCGAGACCGACGTCTACTACTTCGCCCCGCAGAAGTCCTTCGCCTCCGACGGCGGCCTGTGGATCGGCGTCTTCTCCCCGGCGGCGATCGAGCGCGCGGAGCGTGTCCACGCGTCCGGCCGCCACGTCCCGGAGTTCTTCTCGCTCCCCACCGCGATCGACAACTCCCGCAAGAACCAGACGTACAACACCCCGGCCCTCGCCACCCTCTTCCTGCTCGAGCAGCAGCTGGAGTGGATCAACGGCCAGGGCGGCCTCGCCTGGTCCACGGCCCGCACCAAGGACTCGTCGACCCGCCTGTACGGCTGGGCCGAGGAGTCGAAGTACGCGACCCCGTTCGTCACCGACCCGGCCAAGCGCTCCCAGGTCATCGGCACGATCGACTTCACCGACGAGATCGACGCCGCCGCCGTCGCCAAGGCCCTGCGCGCAAACGGCATCGTCGACACCGAGCCCTACCGCAAGCTCGGCCGCAACCAGCTCCGTGTCGCGATGTTCCCGGCGATCGACCCGGCGGACGTCGAGGCGCTGACGAAGTGCATCGACTACGTGATCGAGAAGCTCTAG
- a CDS encoding FAD-binding and (Fe-S)-binding domain-containing protein — translation MTDLEAELRGVVRGDVGFDVTSRALVTMDASNYRRVPLGVVAPRDADDVAAVLAVCRERRVPVVARGGGTSIAGQATGTGVVLDFTRHMNGILSLDPETRTAVVQPGLVLDRLQDAAAPHGLRFGPDPSTHSRCTLGGMIGNNSCGSHSVAWGTTADSVRELDVVTGRGERLRLGQGWAGAPDGLRALAEGELARLRTGFPALPRRISGYALDALLPEKDTDVARSFCGSEGTLGVLTEAVVRLVEAPGACALAVLGYADEGAAAEAAAGLLAFGPLTVEGMAADLVPSAAELPRGGAWLFVETGGDSEREARARAEAIVRAADVVDALVVTDPAGQRALWRIREDASGTATRMPDGSEAWPGWEDCAVPPARLGAYLRDFRGLLAALGLRGTPYGHFGDGCIHVRIDFDLMTQAGVGRFRRFSEELAEVVVAHGGSLSGEHGDGQARAELLPKMYGEEMVALFERVKGIWDPDDLLNPGMLVRPAPLDSNLRFSVLPREPVDVTFGYPSDAGDFSAAVRRCVGVAKCRTTSVSGPAVMCPSFRATGEEEHSTRGRARLLHEMLAGELVTDGWRSTEVRDALDLCLSCKGCRSDCPVGVDMATYKAEFLHHHYEGRRRPAAHYSMGWLPVWLRLVDRTRTAWLVNSLASVRPLAAIAKRFGGIASEREIPRVAGVTFSRWWGRGARAKARTGMRAGVEYEEYPGGGLPKPVFIWPDTFTEHLSPSVGKAAARVLEAAGLRVVPIPATPMRWAGRRGRVCCGLTYVSTGQLDRARAVLRRTLDLMEPFLLPEPGSGSPALVVLEPSCAASLRTDLPELLPDDPRARRLADRILTFAEALERLAPDWTPPALNRPVTGQTHCHQHAVLGDAPDRRLRAAAGLTGELSGGCCGLAGNFGFEKGHYEVSAACAEEQLLPAVRGAADGAVVLADGFSCRTQLEQLAGVRGRHLAEVLAEGLDD, via the coding sequence ATGACGGATCTCGAGGCGGAGCTGCGCGGGGTCGTCCGGGGCGATGTCGGCTTCGACGTCACCTCCCGGGCGCTGGTCACCATGGACGCGTCCAACTACCGGCGCGTTCCGCTCGGTGTCGTGGCTCCGCGCGACGCCGACGACGTCGCGGCGGTCCTCGCGGTGTGCCGGGAGCGCCGGGTGCCGGTCGTGGCGCGCGGCGGGGGCACGTCGATCGCGGGGCAGGCGACGGGGACGGGCGTGGTGCTGGACTTCACCCGGCACATGAACGGGATCCTGTCGCTCGACCCGGAGACCCGCACGGCGGTCGTGCAGCCGGGACTCGTCCTCGACCGGCTCCAGGACGCCGCCGCCCCGCACGGGCTGCGTTTCGGGCCCGACCCCTCCACCCACAGCCGCTGCACCCTCGGCGGAATGATCGGCAACAACTCGTGCGGCTCCCACTCGGTGGCGTGGGGGACGACCGCGGACAGTGTGCGGGAGCTGGACGTGGTCACCGGGCGCGGGGAGCGGTTGCGGCTGGGGCAGGGGTGGGCCGGCGCCCCGGACGGGCTGCGGGCGCTCGCCGAGGGCGAACTGGCGCGGCTGCGCACCGGCTTCCCCGCGCTGCCCCGCCGCATCTCCGGCTACGCGCTGGATGCCTTGCTGCCCGAGAAGGACACCGACGTGGCCCGCTCCTTCTGCGGCTCGGAGGGCACCCTGGGCGTGCTGACCGAGGCGGTCGTACGTCTTGTGGAGGCGCCCGGGGCGTGTGCGCTGGCCGTGCTCGGGTACGCCGACGAGGGCGCGGCCGCGGAGGCGGCGGCGGGACTTCTGGCTTTCGGGCCGCTGACGGTGGAGGGCATGGCGGCCGATCTGGTGCCGTCCGCGGCCGAGTTGCCCCGCGGTGGCGCCTGGCTGTTCGTGGAGACGGGCGGCGACTCGGAGAGGGAGGCACGCGCGCGTGCGGAGGCGATCGTGCGCGCCGCGGATGTCGTCGACGCGCTGGTGGTGACCGACCCGGCCGGGCAGCGGGCGCTGTGGCGGATCCGGGAGGACGCGAGCGGTACGGCCACGCGCATGCCGGACGGCTCCGAGGCCTGGCCCGGCTGGGAGGACTGCGCGGTGCCGCCGGCCCGGCTGGGCGCCTATCTGCGGGACTTCCGGGGCCTGCTGGCCGCCCTTGGCCTGCGCGGCACGCCGTACGGCCACTTCGGGGACGGCTGCATCCACGTCCGCATCGACTTCGACCTGATGACGCAGGCGGGCGTCGGCCGCTTCCGCCGCTTCTCGGAGGAGCTCGCCGAGGTGGTCGTCGCGCACGGCGGCTCACTGTCCGGGGAGCACGGGGACGGGCAGGCGCGGGCCGAGCTGCTGCCGAAGATGTACGGCGAGGAGATGGTGGCCCTCTTCGAGCGGGTGAAGGGGATCTGGGACCCGGACGACCTGCTCAACCCGGGGATGCTGGTGCGTCCTGCCCCACTGGACTCGAACCTCCGCTTCTCGGTTCTGCCGCGGGAGCCCGTGGACGTGACCTTCGGCTACCCCTCCGACGCCGGTGACTTCTCGGCGGCGGTCCGCCGCTGCGTGGGGGTCGCCAAGTGCCGTACGACGTCGGTGTCGGGGCCGGCCGTCATGTGCCCGTCGTTCCGGGCGACCGGTGAGGAGGAGCACTCCACGCGCGGGCGCGCCCGGTTGCTGCACGAGATGCTCGCGGGCGAGCTGGTGACCGACGGCTGGCGGTCGACGGAGGTCCGGGACGCGCTGGACCTGTGCCTGTCCTGCAAGGGCTGCCGTTCCGACTGTCCGGTCGGGGTCGACATGGCCACGTACAAGGCGGAGTTCCTGCACCACCACTACGAGGGACGCCGCCGCCCGGCCGCCCACTACAGCATGGGGTGGCTGCCGGTGTGGCTGCGGCTGGTGGATCGTACGCGCACGGCGTGGCTGGTCAACTCCCTCGCCTCTGTACGGCCTTTGGCGGCGATCGCCAAGCGGTTCGGCGGGATCGCGTCCGAGCGGGAGATCCCGCGGGTGGCCGGGGTGACGTTCAGCCGGTGGTGGGGGCGCGGGGCCAGGGCGAAGGCACGGACGGGAATGCGTGCGGGTGTGGAGTACGAGGAGTACCCCGGCGGCGGTCTGCCCAAGCCGGTGTTCATCTGGCCGGACACCTTCACGGAGCACCTCTCGCCGTCCGTCGGGAAGGCGGCCGCGCGGGTCCTGGAGGCGGCGGGGTTGCGGGTGGTGCCGATACCCGCGACGCCCATGCGGTGGGCGGGCCGTCGTGGCCGGGTCTGCTGCGGACTGACGTATGTGTCGACGGGTCAACTGGACCGCGCCCGGGCGGTGCTGCGCCGCACACTGGACCTGATGGAGCCGTTCCTGCTCCCGGAGCCGGGCTCCGGCTCCCCGGCCCTGGTCGTCCTGGAGCCGAGCTGCGCGGCCTCGCTCCGCACGGACCTGCCGGAGCTGCTGCCCGACGACCCGCGCGCCCGCCGCCTCGCCGACCGGATCCTCACCTTCGCGGAGGCCCTGGAGCGTCTTGCCCCCGACTGGACTCCACCTGCCCTGAACCGCCCTGTCACCGGCCAGACCCACTGCCACCAGCACGCGGTCCTCGGCGACGCCCCCGACCGGCGCCTGCGCGCGGCCGCCGGCCTCACGGGCGAGCTGTCCGGCGGCTGCTGCGGCCTGGCGGGCAACTTCGGCTTCGAGAAGGGGCACTACGAGGTGTCGGCGGCGTGCGCGGAGGAGCAGCTGCTGCCGGCGGTGCGGGGGGCGGCGGACGGGGCGGTGGTCCTGGCGGACGGGTTCTCGTGCCGTACGCAGCTGGAGCAGTTGGCGGGGGTGCGGGGGAGGCATCTGGCGGAGGTGTTGGCGGAGGGGCTGGATGACTGA
- a CDS encoding DMT family transporter — protein MSTPDTATPTLSDTAARTVHGPGRWGSLGPVGLVLAGGISVQFGGALAVTLMPRAGALGVVALRLLVAAVVLLVVCRPRLRGHTRADWGTVVVFGITMAAMNGLFYQSLARIPLGPAVTLEVLGPLALSVLASRRAVNLVWAGLALAGVFLLGGGGFGDLDPIGVAFALGAGAMWAAYIVFSARTGRRFPQADGLALAMAVGALLFLPLGIAESGVKLADPVTLGLGAAVALLSSVLPYTLELLALRRLPASTFAILMSLEPAIAATAGFLILGQALSATEAAAIALVIAASMGAVRTQVGRGKAAVPEA, from the coding sequence GTGAGCACCCCCGACACCGCCACGCCCACCCTGTCCGACACGGCAGCCAGGACAGTGCACGGCCCCGGCCGCTGGGGCTCCCTCGGCCCTGTCGGCCTGGTGCTCGCCGGAGGCATCTCGGTCCAGTTCGGCGGCGCGCTCGCGGTGACGTTGATGCCGCGGGCGGGCGCACTGGGGGTGGTGGCGCTGCGGCTGCTGGTGGCGGCGGTGGTGCTGCTCGTGGTCTGCCGGCCGCGGCTGCGCGGTCACACCCGTGCCGACTGGGGCACGGTCGTCGTCTTCGGCATCACCATGGCCGCGATGAACGGCCTCTTCTACCAGTCCCTCGCCCGTATCCCCCTGGGCCCGGCCGTCACGCTGGAGGTCCTCGGCCCCCTCGCCCTGTCCGTCCTGGCCTCGCGCCGTGCGGTCAACCTGGTGTGGGCCGGGCTGGCCCTCGCGGGCGTCTTCCTGCTCGGCGGCGGCGGCTTCGGCGACCTCGACCCGATCGGGGTCGCGTTCGCGCTGGGCGCGGGCGCGATGTGGGCGGCGTACATCGTCTTCAGCGCGCGCACGGGCCGCCGCTTCCCCCAGGCCGACGGACTCGCCCTGGCGATGGCGGTGGGGGCGCTGCTCTTCCTGCCGCTGGGCATCGCCGAGTCCGGGGTGAAACTCGCCGACCCGGTGACGCTGGGACTCGGAGCGGCGGTGGCCCTCCTCTCCTCCGTCCTCCCCTACACCCTCGAACTCCTCGCGCTGCGCCGCCTGCCCGCCTCCACCTTCGCCATCCTCATGAGCCTGGAACCGGCCATCGCGGCGACAGCCGGCTTCCTGATCCTCGGCCAGGCCCTGTCCGCCACGGAGGCCGCCGCGATCGCGCTCGTCATCGCGGCGAGCATGGGAGCGGTGCGGACGCAGGTCGGGCGGGGGAAGGCGGCGGTACCGGAGGCCTGA
- a CDS encoding class I SAM-dependent methyltransferase: MVDEDGYFGESVAAGYDESSAEMFQPGVVEPAVEVLAELAGDSRALELGIGTGRIALPLARRGVEVHGIDLSRAMLARLREKPGGDAIRVAVGDFATTKVDGLVGSFSVAYLVFNTIMNLTSQNAQVDCFRNVAEHLAPGGCFVVEVMVPDLRRLPPGQNAVPFHVGDNRVGFDTYDLATQAMSSHHVRVEDGRGSFWSIPFRYVWPAELDLMARLAGMRLRDRWEDWSRLPFTGESRKHVSVWEKPAG, from the coding sequence ATGGTCGATGAGGACGGTTACTTCGGAGAGTCCGTAGCTGCTGGGTACGACGAGTCGTCGGCGGAGATGTTCCAGCCGGGCGTGGTGGAGCCGGCCGTGGAGGTCCTGGCGGAGCTGGCCGGCGACAGCCGGGCGCTGGAGCTGGGCATCGGCACGGGACGCATCGCCCTGCCGTTGGCACGGCGCGGGGTGGAGGTACACGGCATCGACCTGTCACGGGCGATGCTGGCCAGGCTGCGGGAGAAGCCCGGCGGGGACGCGATCCGGGTGGCCGTCGGGGACTTCGCGACGACGAAGGTCGACGGTCTTGTCGGCTCCTTCTCAGTGGCGTATCTGGTCTTCAACACGATCATGAACCTGACTTCGCAGAACGCCCAGGTGGACTGCTTCCGCAATGTCGCCGAGCATCTGGCGCCGGGCGGCTGCTTCGTCGTCGAGGTGATGGTGCCCGACCTGCGCCGGCTGCCGCCCGGGCAGAACGCGGTGCCGTTCCATGTGGGCGACAATCGGGTGGGTTTCGACACGTACGATCTCGCCACCCAGGCGATGAGTTCGCACCACGTGAGGGTCGAGGACGGACGCGGCTCGTTCTGGTCCATCCCCTTCCGGTACGTCTGGCCCGCCGAGCTGGACCTCATGGCCCGGCTGGCCGGGATGCGGCTGCGCGACCGGTGGGAGGACTGGAGTCGGCTGCCGTTCACCGGTGAGAGCCGCAAGCACGTCTCGGTGTGGGAGAAGCCGGCCGGCTGA
- a CDS encoding DUF6247 family protein, whose amino-acid sequence MNGPLIPCSERSPGALRAACAVVAPQLLAAYDQAKDQALAEAVEHGSLSPVHAYLAHWAALLEIERHPETARAYHRAEYLAQIATLPEEAREHLAKVAAIYRDAAWAVRAE is encoded by the coding sequence ATGAATGGGCCGCTGATCCCGTGCTCGGAGCGCAGTCCAGGTGCACTGCGCGCCGCGTGCGCGGTCGTGGCCCCGCAGCTTCTGGCCGCCTACGACCAAGCCAAGGACCAGGCACTCGCGGAAGCGGTGGAGCACGGCTCGCTCAGCCCGGTCCATGCCTACCTCGCCCACTGGGCGGCTCTGCTGGAGATCGAGCGGCATCCCGAAACGGCGAGGGCTTATCACCGGGCCGAGTATCTGGCGCAGATCGCGACCTTGCCAGAGGAGGCGCGTGAGCATTTGGCCAAGGTCGCCGCCATCTACCGTGACGCCGCTTGGGCGGTACGCGCGGAGTGA
- a CDS encoding DUF397 domain-containing protein, giving the protein MGSNLDLTRARWRKSSYSGSSGGECVEVAGLTPHIAIRDSKNPAAGAFTVSPEAFAAFVAATAATNPLD; this is encoded by the coding sequence ATGGGGAGCAACCTGGACCTGACGCGCGCGCGGTGGCGTAAGTCGTCCTACAGCGGTAGCAGCGGCGGCGAATGCGTCGAGGTCGCCGGCCTCACCCCCCACATCGCCATCCGCGACTCCAAGAACCCCGCCGCGGGGGCCTTCACCGTCAGCCCGGAGGCCTTCGCCGCCTTCGTGGCAGCGACCGCTGCCACGAATCCTCTGGACTGA
- a CDS encoding helix-turn-helix domain-containing protein, which produces MRSRELDPSASPLDYFGFELRRKREAAGLTLAQLGSIVFCTGSLIGQIETGARVPQREFAERVDAALGTDGTFSRLVGLVLRSQLPGWFQTFAELEAKATYISTYQCQLVYGLLQTEAYARAVLGVEQAERLDEMVAARLERQRVLAGEQPAVLWVVLDEAVLHRKIGGREVMHEQLAHLLGLFGKPWMELQVLPFSAGQHTGLMGSFTLLRFDDHPDVHYSESYDSGHMTANPQVIRERSVGYARLQAEALSPRESAVLIARVMEERYGEQPGPDARAVA; this is translated from the coding sequence ATGCGAAGTCGTGAACTGGACCCCAGTGCGTCACCGTTGGACTACTTCGGGTTCGAGCTGCGCCGCAAGCGGGAGGCCGCGGGGCTCACCCTGGCGCAACTGGGGTCGATCGTGTTCTGCACGGGGTCGCTGATCGGGCAGATCGAGACCGGGGCGAGGGTGCCGCAACGGGAGTTCGCGGAGCGGGTGGACGCGGCGCTGGGGACGGACGGGACGTTCTCGCGGCTGGTGGGGCTGGTGCTGCGGAGTCAGTTGCCGGGTTGGTTCCAGACGTTCGCCGAGCTGGAGGCCAAGGCGACGTACATTTCCACCTACCAGTGCCAGCTGGTGTACGGCCTTCTCCAGACGGAGGCGTACGCACGGGCGGTGCTCGGTGTCGAGCAGGCGGAACGGCTCGACGAGATGGTGGCGGCACGTCTGGAACGCCAGCGTGTCCTTGCAGGGGAGCAACCGGCAGTGTTGTGGGTGGTGCTGGACGAGGCGGTGCTGCATCGGAAGATCGGCGGCCGGGAAGTCATGCACGAGCAACTCGCCCACCTGTTGGGCCTCTTCGGGAAGCCGTGGATGGAGCTCCAGGTGCTGCCGTTCTCGGCGGGTCAGCACACGGGGCTGATGGGCTCGTTCACGCTCCTGCGCTTCGACGATCACCCAGACGTGCACTACAGCGAGAGCTACGACTCAGGCCACATGACGGCCAATCCGCAGGTGATCAGGGAACGTTCCGTCGGTTACGCTCGCCTGCAGGCCGAAGCCCTCTCCCCGAGGGAGTCGGCCGTCCTGATCGCCCGCGTGATGGAGGAACGCTATGGGGAGCAACCTGGACCTGACGCGCGCGCGGTGGCGTAA
- a CDS encoding TIGR03084 family metal-binding protein, which yields MADPTPVIDDLRDEGDELDALVAELPPEQWALTTPAPRWTVAHQIAHLAWTDHSSLLAVTDQDAFAREVEKALAAPGDFVDNGAEEGAEKPPAQLLADWRDGRKALEDALRAAPDGARFPWYGPPMSTASMASARLMETWAHGQDVADALGVVRTPTDRLRHVVRLGVRTRDFAFGVHGLPAPFEEFRVELTAPSGEPWVYGPEDAVDRVTGGALDFCLLVTQRAHRSDLALRAEGPDADRWLDIAQAFAGPPGAGRPEKGAAG from the coding sequence ATGGCCGACCCGACCCCCGTGATCGACGACCTGCGCGACGAGGGAGACGAACTCGACGCGCTCGTAGCCGAGTTGCCGCCGGAGCAGTGGGCGCTCACCACCCCTGCGCCCCGCTGGACCGTTGCCCACCAGATCGCGCACCTCGCCTGGACCGACCATTCCTCCCTGCTCGCCGTGACCGATCAGGACGCCTTCGCCCGTGAGGTCGAGAAGGCGCTGGCCGCGCCCGGGGACTTCGTGGACAACGGCGCGGAGGAGGGGGCGGAGAAGCCGCCGGCGCAGCTGCTCGCGGACTGGCGGGACGGGCGCAAGGCCTTGGAGGACGCCCTGCGGGCCGCGCCCGACGGCGCTCGGTTCCCCTGGTACGGGCCGCCCATGTCCACCGCCTCCATGGCCAGTGCGCGGCTGATGGAGACCTGGGCCCACGGACAGGACGTCGCCGACGCGCTGGGAGTGGTGCGCACCCCCACCGACCGGCTCCGGCACGTCGTACGCCTCGGCGTCCGCACCCGTGACTTCGCCTTCGGAGTGCACGGACTGCCCGCGCCGTTCGAGGAGTTCCGCGTCGAACTGACCGCGCCGTCCGGTGAGCCGTGGGTGTACGGCCCCGAGGACGCCGTGGACCGCGTCACCGGCGGCGCCCTCGACTTCTGTCTCCTGGTCACTCAGCGCGCCCACCGCTCCGACCTCGCCCTGCGCGCCGAGGGCCCGGACGCCGACCGCTGGCTGGACATCGCCCAGGCCTTCGCCGGCCCGCCGGGAGCGGGCCGTCCGGAGAAGGGAGCCGCCGGATGA